In Archangium violaceum, the following are encoded in one genomic region:
- a CDS encoding DUF3006 domain-containing protein has protein sequence MMLGAVGVVACGGEAVQVELLEDEVAQVVPLGGGPARTVPRSTLPSNVREGDVVRDGRLDAELGARLAREVAEWRARLAVPVPIGLDLDSGASGSLTTGKE, from the coding sequence ATGATGCTGGGAGCGGTGGGCGTGGTGGCGTGTGGCGGTGAAGCGGTGCAGGTGGAGCTGCTGGAGGACGAGGTGGCACAGGTGGTGCCCCTGGGCGGAGGCCCGGCGCGCACGGTGCCTCGCTCCACCCTCCCCTCGAATGTGCGGGAGGGAGACGTGGTGCGGGACGGCCGCCTGGATGCCGAGCTGGGAGCCCGGCTGGCCCGGGAGGTGGCCGAATGGCGGGCGCGCCTGGCCGTTCCAGTACCTATCGGGCTGGACCTCGACTCAGGAGCCTCTGGGTCGTTGACGACCGGGAAGGAGTAG
- a CDS encoding SDR family oxidoreductase codes for MNQDPSKRPAVVVTGISGNLGRTLAKLLHKHERIIGIDRRPFVGRPKDVEMHQLDLRKKKAEDVFRKNDIRAVIHMGIMHDPRMSEEEHHSFNVVGTTRLLEYCARYRVPKVVVLSSANVYGPSPDNSNFLTEDAPLMAASRFSGVRDLIEVDMLAHGFFWKHPDVQTVILRPVHIVGPTIKNAPSNYLRLRHPWVLAGFDPMVQLIHVEDVARAMVEAALRPEPKGVYNVVGPGEVPLSSIHRELGHGPIPVPHPVARPLLGLLFKYRLANFPPPELDHIQFLCNVDGSRWRKDVSWSPRYSMRDTIRSVVGE; via the coding sequence ATGAATCAGGATCCTTCCAAGAGACCGGCCGTCGTCGTCACCGGCATCAGCGGCAACCTGGGCCGGACCCTGGCCAAGTTGCTGCACAAGCACGAGCGCATCATCGGCATCGACCGGCGCCCCTTCGTGGGCCGGCCCAAGGACGTCGAGATGCACCAGTTGGACCTGCGCAAGAAGAAGGCGGAGGACGTCTTCCGCAAGAACGACATCCGCGCGGTCATCCACATGGGCATCATGCACGACCCGCGCATGAGCGAGGAGGAGCACCACTCCTTCAACGTGGTGGGCACCACGCGCCTGCTCGAGTACTGCGCCCGCTACCGCGTGCCCAAGGTGGTCGTCCTCTCCTCGGCCAACGTCTACGGCCCCAGCCCGGACAACTCCAACTTCCTCACCGAGGACGCGCCGCTCATGGCGGCCAGCCGCTTCTCGGGGGTGCGTGACCTCATCGAAGTCGACATGCTCGCGCATGGCTTCTTCTGGAAGCACCCCGACGTCCAGACGGTCATCCTCCGGCCCGTCCACATCGTGGGCCCCACCATCAAGAACGCCCCCAGCAACTACCTGCGGCTGCGCCACCCCTGGGTGCTGGCGGGGTTCGACCCCATGGTGCAGCTCATCCACGTGGAGGACGTAGCGCGCGCCATGGTGGAGGCCGCCCTGCGTCCCGAGCCCAAGGGCGTCTACAACGTGGTGGGCCCCGGCGAGGTGCCCCTGTCCTCCATTCACCGGGAGCTCGGCCACGGCCCCATCCCCGTGCCGCACCCCGTGGCCCGGCCGCTCCTCGGCCTGCTCTTCAAGTACCGGCTGGCCAACTTCCCGCCGCCCGAGCTGGATCACATCCAGTTCCTCTGCAACGTGGACGGCTCGCGCTGGCGCAAGGACGTGTCCTGGTCTCCCCGCTACTCCATGCGGGACACGATCCGCTCCGTCGTCGGCGAGTAG
- a CDS encoding RecQ family ATP-dependent DNA helicase: MRRMPVALPYFEQAQEGLVRHFGLSEFRPGQAQVISSVLSGRNTVVVMPTGAGKSLCYQLPAMLLPGVTLVISPLIALMKDQVEQLTARGISATFINSSLSDMERADRIRRMRAGDFKLVYVAPERFRSPSFLDALTQVGVELLAVDEAHCISQWGHDFRPDYAQLGQVRKRLRPPRTVALTATATPEVRDDIIRSLLMKDPQVFAEGFDRPNLFLEVFDVGGDEEKRRACAGLSSLGGGSGIIYCSTRKSAENMHSSLLERGVNAILYHAGMEDDARHRAQDEFMSAKEAVAVATNAFGMGIDKPDIRFVAHANIPKAVEAYYQEIGRAGRDRGPAFAALLFNHADVYTQERLIESNHPSEAVISDLWNVLRSMPEYDKGQYVLAAQVGASEFEVSAALRILEREGKIERGSRGEGEYGITLTEKAAQAQPHAPDARRLLASLLETFPVGRSATTELPILARRTGLSSDELQHALKLLERAGALQVRRPFSGRTIRALQQVPFRELGVDLSKVREQERRSMLLLKRMTDYAYTKRCRRAFLLQYFGQQDVEATCGNCDTCAGSRLRRLEGLGRSSTSVSRAAPAPAPGQPRGFSELAATELRRWRKELARELEMPPFLIFNDETLRGLAAALPIDRESFLTVKGTGESRWERFGPKVVEICLMARAAGHEPIPVAPVPPRVRKARSARR, from the coding sequence ATGCGGCGGATGCCGGTGGCCCTGCCCTACTTCGAGCAAGCCCAGGAGGGTCTGGTCCGCCATTTCGGCCTGAGCGAGTTCAGGCCCGGGCAGGCCCAGGTCATCAGCTCCGTGCTGAGCGGGCGCAACACCGTGGTGGTGATGCCCACCGGCGCGGGCAAGAGCCTGTGCTACCAGCTCCCCGCCATGCTGCTGCCCGGGGTGACGCTCGTCATCTCCCCCCTCATCGCGCTGATGAAGGATCAGGTGGAGCAGCTCACCGCGCGTGGCATCTCCGCCACGTTCATCAACTCGTCCCTGTCGGACATGGAGCGCGCGGACCGCATCCGCCGCATGCGCGCGGGCGACTTCAAGCTCGTCTACGTGGCGCCCGAGCGCTTCCGCAGCCCAAGCTTCCTGGACGCCCTCACCCAGGTGGGGGTGGAGCTGCTCGCGGTGGACGAGGCCCACTGCATCTCCCAGTGGGGCCATGACTTCCGGCCGGACTACGCGCAGCTCGGACAGGTGCGCAAGCGTCTGCGCCCCCCGCGCACCGTGGCCCTCACCGCCACCGCCACCCCCGAGGTGCGCGACGACATCATCCGCTCCCTGCTGATGAAGGATCCGCAGGTGTTCGCCGAGGGCTTCGACCGGCCCAACCTCTTCCTCGAGGTGTTCGACGTGGGCGGGGACGAGGAGAAGCGCCGGGCGTGCGCGGGGCTCTCGTCCCTGGGCGGCGGCAGCGGCATCATCTACTGCTCCACCCGCAAGTCGGCGGAGAACATGCACTCCTCGCTGCTCGAGCGGGGGGTGAACGCCATCCTCTACCACGCGGGCATGGAGGACGACGCGCGGCACCGCGCCCAGGACGAGTTCATGTCCGCCAAGGAGGCGGTGGCGGTGGCCACCAATGCCTTCGGCATGGGCATCGACAAGCCGGACATCCGCTTCGTCGCCCACGCCAACATCCCCAAGGCGGTGGAGGCCTATTACCAGGAGATCGGCCGCGCGGGCCGAGACCGGGGACCGGCCTTCGCCGCGCTCCTCTTCAACCACGCGGACGTCTACACGCAGGAGCGGCTCATCGAGAGCAACCACCCCTCCGAGGCCGTCATCTCGGACCTGTGGAACGTGCTGCGAAGCATGCCCGAGTACGACAAGGGCCAGTACGTGCTGGCCGCCCAGGTGGGCGCGAGTGAATTCGAAGTCTCCGCCGCGCTGCGCATCCTGGAGCGTGAGGGGAAGATCGAACGCGGCAGCCGCGGCGAGGGCGAGTACGGCATCACCCTGACGGAGAAGGCAGCCCAGGCGCAGCCGCATGCCCCGGATGCCCGGAGGCTGCTGGCCTCGCTGCTGGAGACGTTCCCCGTGGGGCGCTCGGCCACCACCGAGCTGCCCATCCTCGCGCGGCGCACCGGGCTCTCCAGTGATGAGCTGCAGCACGCACTGAAGCTGTTGGAGCGGGCCGGGGCGCTGCAGGTGCGCCGTCCCTTCTCCGGGCGCACCATCCGCGCGCTGCAACAGGTGCCCTTCCGCGAGCTGGGCGTGGACCTGAGCAAGGTGCGCGAGCAGGAGCGGCGCTCCATGCTGCTGCTCAAGCGGATGACGGACTACGCCTACACGAAGCGCTGCCGGCGCGCCTTCCTGCTCCAATACTTCGGACAGCAGGACGTGGAGGCCACCTGCGGCAACTGCGACACGTGCGCCGGGAGCCGGTTGAGGCGGCTGGAGGGGCTCGGCCGCTCCTCCACCTCCGTGTCCCGCGCCGCGCCCGCGCCAGCACCGGGGCAGCCCAGGGGCTTCAGCGAGCTGGCCGCCACCGAGCTGCGCCGCTGGCGCAAGGAGCTCGCCCGCGAGCTGGAGATGCCTCCCTTCCTCATCTTCAATGACGAGACGCTGCGCGGGCTCGCCGCGGCCCTGCCCATCGACCGCGAGTCCTTCCTGACGGTGAAGGGCACGGGGGAGAGCCGCTGGGAGCGCTTCGGCCCCAAGGTGGTGGAGATCTGCCTCATGGCCCGAGCCGCTGGCCATGAGCCCATCCCGGTGGCCCCGGTACCGCCCCGGGTGCGCAAGGCCCGGAGCGCCCGCCGCTGA
- the radC gene encoding RadC family protein, protein MERMAAVAMVEWAESAGDGSVREEKETLLEAESPRERLFRLGAAALTDPELLSVLLGSGSRTRALAEALLATSGGLKALVQRDPHELCTRMGPARTAQLLAALELGRRAQRVTERRPRLRTPKEIHAYLAPNLSALRREVFHVLCFNARNVLLLDARVAEGTINACPVDPREVFAAAISSRATAIVLAHNHPSGDPEPSGQDLGLTAQLIEAGRVLGIKVLDHVVVGDGTYCSLLERGEMPLLGAETRGPWSMEGGRG, encoded by the coding sequence ATGGAGAGGATGGCGGCGGTGGCGATGGTGGAGTGGGCGGAGTCCGCGGGCGATGGGTCGGTGAGGGAGGAGAAGGAGACGCTTCTGGAGGCGGAGAGCCCCCGGGAGCGCCTCTTCAGGTTGGGGGCGGCGGCCCTCACCGACCCGGAGCTTCTCTCCGTATTGCTGGGCTCGGGCTCGCGCACGCGGGCGCTGGCGGAAGCACTGCTCGCCACGAGCGGTGGGCTCAAGGCACTGGTGCAGAGGGATCCGCACGAGCTTTGCACACGCATGGGACCGGCGCGGACGGCGCAGCTGCTGGCGGCGCTGGAGCTGGGGCGTCGCGCCCAGCGCGTCACCGAGCGGCGGCCCCGCCTGCGCACCCCGAAGGAAATTCACGCCTACCTCGCGCCCAACCTGAGCGCGCTGCGGCGCGAGGTGTTCCACGTGCTGTGCTTCAACGCGCGCAACGTGCTGCTGCTCGATGCCCGCGTGGCCGAGGGCACCATCAACGCGTGCCCCGTGGACCCTCGCGAGGTCTTCGCCGCGGCCATCAGCTCGCGCGCCACCGCCATCGTGCTGGCCCACAACCACCCCTCGGGAGACCCGGAGCCCTCGGGGCAGGACCTGGGCCTCACCGCCCAGCTCATCGAGGCGGGCCGGGTGCTGGGCATCAAGGTGTTGGATCACGTGGTGGTGGGAGACGGGACGTACTGCTCGCTGCTCGAGCGGGGCGAGATGCCGCTGCTGGGCGCGGAGACGAGGGGACCATGGAGCATGGAAGGAGGACGTGGATGA
- a CDS encoding DUF4136 domain-containing protein, whose product MSLSSRLVGALLVLGFAACSGIKTSTNYDPNAVQALRTFRTYAWLPMKDGADTRIYNPIIQARVQQAVDQELASRGYKKVEPGENPDFQMGWHGAIQDKVEAETINRFYGYAWDPWYDPFYGPVAYGGSGLAPETVIREYQQGTLILDVVDADSNKLVWRGSAQARLSDNMNAEKSQKLINGAVDEMLERFPPKPRKQ is encoded by the coding sequence ATGTCCTTGTCATCGCGTCTGGTTGGAGCACTGCTGGTGCTGGGGTTCGCCGCCTGCTCGGGCATCAAGACGAGCACGAACTACGACCCCAACGCCGTGCAGGCGCTGCGGACCTTCCGCACCTACGCCTGGCTGCCCATGAAGGACGGCGCGGACACCCGCATCTACAACCCCATCATCCAGGCCCGCGTCCAGCAGGCGGTGGACCAGGAGCTGGCGTCTCGGGGCTACAAGAAGGTGGAGCCGGGCGAGAACCCGGACTTCCAGATGGGCTGGCACGGCGCCATCCAGGACAAGGTCGAGGCGGAGACCATCAACAGGTTCTACGGCTACGCCTGGGACCCCTGGTACGACCCCTTCTATGGTCCGGTCGCATACGGTGGCTCGGGACTCGCCCCCGAGACCGTCATCCGCGAGTACCAGCAGGGCACGCTCATCCTCGATGTCGTGGACGCGGACTCGAACAAGCTCGTCTGGCGTGGTTCGGCCCAGGCCCGGCTGTCCGACAACATGAACGCGGAGAAGAGCCAGAAGCTCATCAACGGGGCCGTCGACGAGATGCTGGAGCGCTTCCCGCCGAAGCCCAGGAAGCAGTGA
- a CDS encoding lysophospholipid acyltransferase family protein yields the protein MLEQLGDKVKQELREWTERMMGPERKARLEALARTGNEYGVDPFGFNLDYSLSALAPFFWLYRNYHRVETYGIEKVPKGRVLFISNHSGQLPMDGAMIGVALLLEADPPRAIRSMVEKWVPTLPYVSTFMARVGQIVGTPENCRRLLESDEAILVFPEGVRGLGKLWPQRYQLQDFGLGFMRLALETDTPIVPIAVVGAEEQAPALVDVKPLAKLLGFPSFPLTVTGMPLPLPTKYRIYFGDPLRFTGRADDEDSELDKKVRTVKSAIQAMLNQGLKERQGVFW from the coding sequence ATGCTCGAGCAGCTCGGCGACAAGGTGAAGCAGGAGCTCCGGGAGTGGACGGAGCGCATGATGGGCCCGGAGCGCAAGGCGCGCCTGGAGGCGCTCGCCCGCACCGGCAACGAGTACGGGGTGGATCCTTTCGGCTTCAACCTCGACTACAGCCTGTCGGCGCTCGCCCCCTTCTTCTGGCTGTACCGCAACTACCACCGCGTGGAGACCTACGGCATCGAGAAGGTGCCCAAGGGGCGCGTGCTCTTCATCTCCAACCACTCCGGCCAGCTACCCATGGACGGGGCGATGATCGGCGTGGCCCTGCTGTTGGAGGCCGACCCGCCGCGCGCCATCCGCAGCATGGTGGAGAAGTGGGTGCCCACGCTGCCGTACGTCTCCACCTTCATGGCCCGGGTGGGGCAGATCGTCGGCACCCCGGAGAACTGCCGGCGCCTGCTGGAGTCCGATGAGGCCATCCTCGTCTTCCCCGAGGGCGTTCGCGGCCTGGGCAAGCTCTGGCCCCAGCGCTACCAGCTCCAGGACTTCGGCCTGGGCTTCATGCGTCTGGCCCTGGAGACGGACACCCCCATCGTCCCCATCGCCGTGGTGGGCGCCGAGGAGCAGGCCCCGGCCCTCGTGGACGTCAAGCCCCTGGCCAAACTGCTCGGCTTTCCCTCCTTCCCCCTCACCGTCACCGGGATGCCCCTGCCGCTGCCCACCAAGTACCGCATCTACTTCGGAGACCCGCTGCGCTTCACCGGCCGCGCGGACGACGAGGACTCCGAGCTGGACAAGAAGGTTCGCACCGTGAAGTCCGCCATCCAGGCCATGCTCAACCAGGGACTCAAGGAGCGCCAGGGCGTCTTCTGGTAG
- a CDS encoding tetratricopeptide repeat protein, translating to MAKSLVERYEQLLAQDPASSVFVELAKALVAKGEHARAIAVCEQGISHHPNSVTGRVLWGKALILMGRPAEAMAQFDQAVAIDKENPHAYNLIAEVLLQRGLYRSALPILRKALALQPNDGRVRGWMEQAQAALAGGPAPAFGDLNALEPQSAEEAAARAEGSEQAEASGSDASPDAAAAEAPQEPVLEALASEVVTAPAEPAPTPAPEDNSGPVLDLADVAIPDEALGVSAPEAAGSVDVSSILTAEVELPFDEEPPATPVEASSEAGSGGDAASEESTASGEGSLLADLPPLEEKRGPVLSPPPQALTERLTAAGNRRGLLEELPEATAENRVAPVPVAAPVARLPVQDVAALTAAYERELREKLLPKGTGTIFSGRTLKAMAAVGALVVLFGVFLVIRAKQGGEALAASLDHVARLIEKDMEPSRQEALSLLTHVVRLDEDNTRAWALTAYTHALRYADSGAAGERTQALDALNHPGVRAEQPGLALVVDVLVADTQGRDSARRALLGAKVETSEAQALAAGILLEQGKAKEALERFSRALKLSPRNVRALVSLGAYYRDAGDPVNALAVYTTAAKLAPEHPVARLGVAEGRLELGQELDSAFSDAQELARDPALPVSLRDRQRLVQGRLMTALGKARDARTLLAEGMKGPLAYETFLALGEANRAAGDMSAAQRAFEEALKLKPDSEDAMAGLGWAMLDRDREREVLTRVEGEGRQVALVRTAAYARLGDWKRVRVEVARTRVEDHYPPEAIVYLAQADAAEGERDRAREALEKTLAATKRAKAEVRTALGQMYLQDKALDKASSLFEAAVAEDARDYEAPCALGRLLISRGLPDLAMKPLTQAVERNAAHGEAREALGRALLALGRTNEALKQFEEWQLDNPGAATAHKGFAMALYHAGRMKDAEAASGRAVKLVANDPEAHRVRSDVLFALGDTKGGFGALENANRLDARSAETFCDIALAFLRQGLETNAEKAFEAARREGPDSPCGQVGEHWVKDSGGRAAAKALQAIADKAPTVWDKAFAQAAMARVLLTAGATKDARAAADEAVRLAPFSGRNHLVLGQVALKQRDEAAAMKALARAVELEPVDGLVWLAQADALVRNPAEVTRAVQAYQTFLKLAPASPEAGRVRKALPALVRRAGGR from the coding sequence ATGGCCAAATCGTTGGTGGAGCGCTACGAGCAGCTCCTCGCCCAGGATCCTGCATCTTCTGTTTTCGTCGAGCTGGCCAAGGCCTTGGTCGCCAAGGGCGAGCACGCCCGGGCCATCGCCGTGTGCGAGCAGGGCATCTCCCATCACCCCAACTCGGTGACGGGGCGGGTGCTGTGGGGCAAGGCCCTCATCCTCATGGGGCGTCCCGCCGAGGCGATGGCCCAGTTCGATCAGGCCGTCGCGATCGACAAGGAGAACCCGCACGCCTACAACCTCATCGCCGAGGTGTTGCTGCAGCGGGGCCTCTACCGTTCGGCGCTGCCCATCCTGCGCAAGGCGCTGGCGCTGCAGCCCAATGACGGCCGCGTGCGCGGGTGGATGGAGCAGGCCCAGGCCGCGCTCGCGGGCGGGCCCGCGCCGGCCTTCGGCGACCTGAACGCCCTGGAGCCCCAGTCCGCGGAGGAGGCCGCCGCCAGGGCCGAGGGCTCCGAGCAGGCCGAGGCGTCCGGGTCGGACGCGTCCCCCGACGCGGCGGCCGCGGAGGCTCCCCAGGAGCCCGTCCTGGAAGCCCTGGCCTCCGAGGTGGTGACGGCTCCCGCCGAGCCGGCGCCCACCCCGGCCCCGGAGGACAACTCCGGGCCGGTGTTGGATCTGGCGGACGTGGCCATTCCGGACGAGGCCCTGGGCGTGAGCGCTCCGGAGGCGGCTGGGTCCGTGGATGTCTCGTCGATCCTGACCGCCGAGGTGGAGCTGCCCTTCGACGAGGAGCCGCCGGCCACGCCCGTGGAGGCTTCCTCCGAGGCTGGGAGTGGAGGGGACGCCGCGTCGGAGGAGTCCACCGCGTCGGGTGAAGGGAGCCTGCTCGCGGATCTTCCTCCCCTGGAGGAGAAGCGCGGGCCCGTCCTCTCGCCTCCTCCGCAGGCCCTCACCGAGCGTCTCACGGCCGCGGGGAACCGGCGCGGGCTGCTCGAGGAACTGCCCGAGGCGACGGCGGAGAACCGGGTGGCACCCGTGCCGGTCGCCGCCCCGGTGGCCCGCCTGCCCGTCCAGGACGTGGCGGCCCTCACCGCGGCCTACGAGCGGGAGCTGCGCGAGAAGCTCCTCCCCAAGGGCACCGGCACCATCTTCTCCGGCCGCACGCTGAAGGCGATGGCGGCGGTGGGCGCCCTGGTGGTGCTGTTCGGCGTGTTCCTCGTCATCCGGGCGAAGCAGGGCGGCGAGGCGCTCGCCGCGTCGTTGGACCATGTCGCCCGGCTCATCGAGAAGGACATGGAGCCCTCCCGGCAGGAGGCGCTCTCGCTGCTCACCCACGTGGTGCGGCTGGATGAGGACAACACCCGGGCCTGGGCCCTCACGGCCTACACCCACGCCTTGCGCTACGCCGACAGTGGCGCCGCCGGGGAGCGCACGCAGGCGCTCGACGCGCTGAACCACCCGGGCGTGCGCGCGGAGCAGCCGGGGCTCGCCCTGGTGGTGGACGTGCTGGTGGCCGACACCCAGGGCCGCGACTCCGCCCGCCGGGCCCTCCTGGGCGCGAAGGTGGAGACCTCGGAGGCCCAGGCGCTGGCCGCCGGCATCCTGCTGGAGCAGGGCAAGGCCAAGGAGGCCCTGGAGCGCTTCTCGCGCGCCCTGAAGCTGTCGCCCCGCAACGTGCGCGCCCTGGTGTCGCTCGGCGCGTACTACCGGGACGCGGGGGATCCGGTGAATGCCCTCGCGGTGTACACCACCGCCGCGAAGCTGGCCCCGGAGCACCCGGTGGCGCGGCTCGGCGTCGCCGAGGGACGGCTGGAGCTCGGCCAGGAGCTGGACTCGGCCTTCTCGGACGCGCAGGAGCTGGCCAGGGACCCGGCGCTGCCCGTGTCGCTGCGAGATCGCCAGCGGCTGGTGCAGGGCCGGTTGATGACGGCGCTCGGCAAGGCCCGCGACGCGCGGACGCTGCTGGCCGAGGGGATGAAGGGCCCGCTGGCCTACGAGACCTTCCTCGCGCTCGGCGAGGCGAACCGCGCGGCCGGTGACATGTCCGCCGCCCAGCGCGCCTTCGAGGAGGCGCTCAAACTGAAGCCCGACAGCGAGGACGCGATGGCGGGCCTGGGTTGGGCCATGCTGGACCGTGACCGCGAGCGCGAGGTGCTCACCCGGGTGGAGGGTGAGGGCCGCCAGGTGGCGCTGGTGCGCACCGCGGCGTACGCGCGGCTGGGCGACTGGAAGCGCGTCCGGGTGGAGGTGGCCCGCACGCGCGTGGAGGACCACTATCCCCCCGAGGCCATCGTCTACCTGGCCCAGGCGGACGCGGCCGAGGGCGAGCGGGACCGGGCGCGCGAGGCGCTGGAGAAGACGCTCGCGGCGACGAAGCGGGCCAAGGCCGAGGTGCGCACGGCGCTGGGGCAGATGTACTTGCAGGACAAGGCCCTGGACAAGGCGAGCTCCCTGTTCGAGGCGGCCGTGGCCGAGGACGCGCGGGACTACGAGGCCCCGTGCGCGCTGGGCCGGCTCCTCATCTCCCGGGGGCTGCCGGACCTGGCGATGAAGCCGCTGACGCAGGCGGTGGAGCGCAATGCCGCGCACGGCGAGGCGCGCGAGGCGCTCGGCCGGGCGCTGCTGGCGCTGGGCCGCACCAACGAGGCCCTCAAGCAGTTCGAGGAGTGGCAGCTGGACAACCCGGGCGCGGCCACGGCCCACAAGGGCTTCGCGATGGCGCTGTACCACGCCGGGCGGATGAAGGACGCGGAGGCGGCGTCCGGGCGCGCGGTGAAGCTGGTGGCCAACGATCCCGAGGCGCACCGCGTGCGCTCGGACGTGCTCTTCGCCCTGGGGGACACCAAGGGCGGCTTCGGCGCGCTGGAGAACGCCAACCGGCTGGACGCCAGATCGGCGGAGACCTTCTGCGACATCGCCCTGGCCTTCCTGCGCCAGGGACTGGAGACCAACGCGGAGAAGGCCTTCGAGGCGGCGCGGCGCGAGGGGCCGGACTCTCCGTGCGGCCAGGTGGGCGAGCACTGGGTGAAGGACTCGGGTGGGCGGGCCGCGGCGAAGGCGCTGCAGGCCATCGCGGACAAGGCGCCCACCGTCTGGGACAAGGCGTTCGCCCAGGCGGCCATGGCGCGGGTGCTGCTCACCGCCGGAGCGACGAAGGATGCGCGCGCGGCCGCGGACGAGGCGGTGCGGCTGGCGCCCTTCTCCGGACGCAACCACCTGGTGCTGGGGCAGGTGGCGCTCAAACAGCGGGACGAGGCGGCGGCGATGAAGGCGCTCGCCCGCGCGGTGGAGCTGGAGCCCGTGGACGGACTGGTCTGGCTGGCCCAGGCGGACGCGCTCGTGCGCAACCCCGCGGAGGTGACGCGGGCGGTGCAGGCGTACCAGACCTTCCTGAAGCTGGCCCCGGCCTCTCCGGAGGCGGGCCGGGTGAGGAAGGCCCTGCCGGCCCTCGTGCGCCGGGCAGGGGGCAGGTAG
- a CDS encoding DUF2252 family protein, producing MRGSSSRPTGEPPPRPPERAVAFTHDYNTRLELPARRLEEKEVLMRESASAFFRAMPALFHEDLRGPWRDASRLLDHPAPWIPVVGDMHIGNLGTVRGPEGKAVWGLNDFDQAAPGSPEVDLTRLATSAVLTAREAGLGARRQEKAVEALGQAYFGELERLTRGGKNPGPFLGKKEAEGSVEELIARARDVTPEQGLEKYVRLDGENGPRFQSSDTLRPVSPETRDALETALGPYEAGLRGVERVALPLRVLDWARRLDAGGSSYGLARYYALVRAKDADEPPILLELKELLAPSLEWPPVPAEGASVVRYQEEFGADCNPLTGAVAVDGRAFLMRELEPEKARLDEKALNSDKELLSAFAQAAVVLARAHASSRARADVLAHWVGDDAKEATKRLVSFARGYADQVQADWRAFREGK from the coding sequence ATGCGTGGCTCCTCCTCCCGGCCCACCGGCGAACCCCCGCCCCGCCCTCCGGAGCGGGCCGTGGCCTTCACCCACGACTACAACACGCGGCTGGAGCTCCCGGCGAGACGGTTGGAGGAGAAGGAGGTATTGATGAGGGAGAGCGCCTCCGCCTTCTTCCGGGCGATGCCGGCGCTCTTCCACGAGGACCTGCGCGGACCGTGGCGTGACGCCTCGCGGTTGTTGGACCACCCCGCGCCCTGGATTCCCGTGGTGGGAGACATGCACATCGGAAACCTCGGGACCGTCCGCGGCCCCGAGGGCAAGGCGGTGTGGGGACTCAACGACTTCGACCAGGCCGCCCCCGGCTCACCCGAGGTGGACCTCACGCGACTGGCCACCAGCGCCGTCCTCACCGCGCGCGAGGCCGGGTTGGGAGCCAGGCGCCAGGAGAAGGCCGTCGAGGCGCTCGGCCAGGCGTACTTCGGCGAGTTGGAGCGGCTCACCCGGGGAGGAAAGAACCCGGGCCCCTTTCTCGGCAAGAAGGAGGCGGAGGGCTCGGTGGAGGAGCTGATCGCCAGGGCCCGGGACGTCACGCCCGAACAGGGGCTGGAGAAGTACGTCCGCCTGGATGGGGAGAACGGGCCTCGCTTCCAGAGCAGTGACACGCTCCGGCCGGTATCGCCGGAGACGCGGGATGCCCTGGAGACCGCGCTCGGGCCCTATGAAGCGGGCCTGAGGGGAGTGGAGCGCGTCGCCCTGCCCCTGCGAGTGCTCGATTGGGCGCGGCGGCTCGATGCCGGGGGCAGCAGCTACGGTCTGGCTCGCTATTACGCGCTCGTCCGCGCGAAGGATGCGGACGAGCCTCCCATCCTCCTGGAGCTGAAGGAGCTGCTCGCGCCGAGCCTCGAGTGGCCTCCCGTGCCCGCGGAGGGAGCATCCGTGGTGAGGTACCAGGAGGAATTCGGCGCGGACTGCAATCCGCTCACCGGCGCCGTGGCGGTGGACGGCCGAGCGTTCCTCATGCGCGAGTTGGAGCCGGAGAAGGCCCGGCTCGACGAAAAGGCGCTGAACAGCGACAAGGAGCTCCTCTCGGCCTTCGCGCAGGCGGCGGTGGTGCTGGCACGGGCACATGCGAGCAGCCGGGCCCGGGCGGACGTGCTCGCGCATTGGGTGGGCGACGATGCGAAGGAAGCGACGAAGCGGCTCGTCTCCTTCGCGAGGGGTTACGCGGACCAGGTCCAGGCGGACTGGCGGGCCTTCCGAGAGGGGAAGTAG